One part of the Mariniblastus fucicola genome encodes these proteins:
- the csrA gene encoding carbon storage regulator CsrA: MLVLSRKVGERIWIGDDISVTVVRITGGGVRLGIEAPHELPVVREELKKRLEELNPDAEIDSSVADQQGS; the protein is encoded by the coding sequence ATGTTGGTACTCAGTAGAAAGGTCGGCGAACGAATCTGGATCGGAGATGATATCTCCGTCACAGTAGTACGTATCACCGGTGGAGGCGTGAGACTGGGCATCGAGGCCCCGCACGAGTTGCCGGTCGTTCGCGAAGAACTGAAGAAGCGGCTTGAAGAACTCAATCCGGATGCGGAAATCGATTCTTCAGTGGCCGACCAGCAGGGCAGTTGA
- a CDS encoding tagaturonate epimerase family protein, with protein MEVLVHASGQRFTKKLLSTLTGKSPMRLIEKFSFGVGDRFTLQAAAQLAAVMKINEHGFDVVPVWNKSNREHLTIGTEPQSIRDAADAACEKLGYSGFHYVDADHINLSTVDRFLPCSDFFTLDVADAIGSPCSEEEIEAFISANEKLIGTHEIEGIPDAVVITRESMEAAAKQFLKAVLSTAEIYQYIKSKKGDEDFITEVSMDETDSPQTPVELLIILAALAQHNIPLQTVAPKFTGRFNKGVDYVGDVEQFEREFSDDLAVIAFAVKEFGLPENLKLSVHSGSDKFSIYQPIRRCLEKTGAGLHIKTAGTTWLEEIIGLAEAGGDGLELAKDVYAQAYEKRAALCEPYATVIDIDESKLPLPAEVNGWDSAKFVSTVRHIPDDPNFNSSVRQLLHVGYKIAALKGDEYLNMLKKYEEVVSRNVTENLFDRHLKPLFLGEA; from the coding sequence ATGGAAGTCCTCGTTCACGCTTCGGGGCAGCGTTTCACGAAAAAGCTTCTGTCGACATTGACCGGAAAGAGTCCCATGCGTTTGATTGAAAAGTTCTCCTTTGGAGTTGGTGACCGCTTCACGCTTCAGGCTGCGGCCCAACTGGCTGCTGTGATGAAGATCAATGAGCACGGTTTCGATGTCGTGCCTGTTTGGAATAAGTCCAATCGCGAGCATCTGACCATTGGCACCGAGCCGCAGAGCATTCGCGATGCTGCGGATGCCGCTTGCGAGAAATTGGGATATTCTGGGTTTCACTATGTCGACGCGGATCATATTAATCTCTCCACTGTCGATCGTTTTCTGCCCTGCAGCGATTTCTTTACGCTGGACGTTGCCGACGCGATCGGTTCGCCCTGCAGCGAAGAAGAAATTGAAGCCTTCATTTCCGCCAATGAGAAACTGATCGGAACCCATGAGATTGAAGGCATTCCGGACGCCGTCGTGATCACGCGCGAATCGATGGAAGCCGCGGCCAAGCAATTTCTCAAAGCCGTGCTTTCAACAGCGGAAATTTATCAGTACATCAAATCGAAAAAAGGCGACGAAGACTTCATCACGGAAGTCTCGATGGACGAAACGGATTCGCCGCAAACGCCTGTCGAACTGTTGATCATCCTCGCGGCTCTGGCTCAGCATAACATTCCATTGCAAACCGTTGCGCCGAAGTTCACGGGTCGCTTCAATAAAGGCGTGGACTACGTCGGTGATGTTGAGCAGTTTGAGCGTGAGTTTTCCGACGACCTTGCCGTGATCGCATTCGCAGTCAAAGAATTTGGCTTGCCAGAGAATCTGAAGCTCAGCGTGCATTCGGGTAGCGACAAGTTTTCGATCTACCAGCCGATTCGCCGTTGCCTGGAAAAGACCGGTGCTGGGCTGCACATTAAAACAGCCGGAACGACATGGCTTGAAGAGATCATCGGGCTCGCCGAAGCCGGCGGTGACGGGCTGGAGCTGGCGAAAGATGTTTACGCTCAGGCTTACGAAAAACGTGCTGCTCTCTGCGAGCCCTACGCGACGGTGATCGATATCGATGAGTCGAAATTGCCTTTGCCCGCAGAAGTCAACGGCTGGGATTCGGCGAAGTTCGTTTCCACGGTACGCCATATCCCTGACGATCCGAATTTCAATTCTTCCGTTCGTCAGCTGTTGCACGTTGGATACAAAATCGCCGCGCTCAAGGGCGACGAATATCTCAATATGCTGAAGAAATACGAAGAGGTCGTGTCACGCAACGTCACCGAGAACCTTTTCGATCGCCATCTCAAGCCGTTGTTTCTCGGCGAAGCATAA
- the sucC gene encoding ADP-forming succinate--CoA ligase subunit beta: MKIHEYQGKELFKKFGVKVLDNRVAKSGDEAAKAYDELGGAIAVVKAQIHAGGRGKGTFIENDKQYGVQLCKSAEEAKAAAEAMLGNHLVTIQTGPEGKQVNQVIVEAGCDIARELYLGIVLDRENKLPVLMCSQEGGVEIEKVAHETPEKIFKENFDPAVGISSEQIKTLCDKLELTGPSVAAADTFMKALCKLYVELDCSLMEINPLVVTGDGDLVALDAKLNFDSNALFRQPEVEAMRDLSEEEESEVRASDAGLSYVKLEGNIGCLVNGAGLAMSTMDIIKLHGGQPANFLDVGGGAKTEAVTEAFRIILSDKNVKGVLVNIFGGIMKCSTIAEALVSAAKTVGFEVPLVVRLEGTEVEEGRRILEESDVDLISATDLTDAAEKVVAAIQ, encoded by the coding sequence ATGAAAATTCACGAATATCAGGGAAAAGAACTCTTCAAAAAGTTCGGCGTCAAGGTGCTCGATAATCGCGTCGCCAAATCTGGCGATGAAGCCGCCAAGGCGTACGATGAACTTGGAGGTGCCATCGCGGTCGTCAAAGCCCAGATTCACGCTGGCGGACGCGGCAAAGGAACTTTCATCGAGAATGACAAGCAGTACGGCGTTCAGCTGTGCAAGTCTGCGGAAGAAGCCAAAGCTGCAGCCGAAGCCATGCTGGGCAACCACCTTGTCACGATCCAGACCGGACCCGAAGGCAAACAGGTCAATCAGGTTATCGTCGAAGCCGGCTGCGACATTGCCCGAGAGCTTTATCTTGGCATCGTGCTTGATCGCGAAAACAAATTGCCAGTCCTGATGTGCTCTCAGGAAGGCGGCGTCGAGATCGAAAAAGTCGCTCACGAAACGCCAGAGAAAATCTTCAAGGAGAACTTCGATCCGGCTGTCGGAATCAGCTCTGAGCAAATCAAAACGCTCTGTGACAAACTGGAGCTCACGGGTCCGTCCGTCGCCGCGGCCGACACGTTCATGAAAGCCCTCTGCAAGCTATACGTCGAACTCGACTGTTCGCTGATGGAGATCAACCCGTTGGTCGTCACCGGCGATGGCGATCTGGTCGCTCTCGACGCAAAACTGAACTTCGATTCCAACGCTCTGTTTCGCCAGCCGGAAGTCGAAGCAATGCGTGACCTTTCGGAAGAAGAGGAATCCGAGGTCCGCGCTTCTGATGCGGGACTTAGTTACGTGAAACTTGAAGGCAACATCGGTTGCCTGGTCAACGGTGCCGGACTGGCGATGAGCACGATGGATATCATCAAGCTGCACGGCGGCCAACCAGCCAACTTCCTGGACGTCGGTGGCGGAGCAAAAACAGAAGCCGTAACCGAAGCGTTCCGTATCATCCTTTCGGACAAAAATGTCAAAGGTGTGCTGGTCAACATTTTCGGCGGCATCATGAAGTGCTCGACAATCGCGGAAGCTCTGGTTTCGGCTGCCAAGACCGTGGGCTTCGAAGTCCCATTGGTTGTGCGTCTCGAAGGCACCGAAGTCGAAGAAGGTCGCCGGATTCTTGAAGAGTCCGACGTCGATCTGATCTCTGCCACGGACCTGACTGACGCGGCTGAAAAAGTCGTTGCGGCCATCCAATAG
- a CDS encoding thioredoxin family protein codes for MASRPTFFAFLSIVVVLTCRCVHAEEGQWSDDPTSAIKTAAKDNKDLLLLYTGSDWCPPCKKLEQEVFSDEDFYAEAEGDFVFVKFDFLKNSPLRDEVKKKNEEWARKFGVDSFPTIVLVDPELKPYAFAGYEEGGTENFLGMLEESRQVRITRDEKMKAAAEATGDDRARLLDEALSGMPREISDVYYSDIIEEIVKLDEDDELGLRTKWNEAKDAELRKSILTDVMMVARLDSPKRAIAMIDEILGEVKFTTKQRLEIMQIKLNLVRKMGNPALVDDLLDEMIALEGLGESTVERLIVKKVYLMVGSKRRDKAMKYLEQSIKDSQAKGNSGVYLLACKGELLDSVQSFDEAVETFDLAIEAAKNTPDVLAEVVSGKADSLYAAGKEAKALQVLDTFADDIDVPADLRAEALLHKSMLMRESGKQRTARLVENRAIEIIESTKERTEIQSVVERLRKKYEK; via the coding sequence ATGGCTTCACGCCCAACTTTCTTCGCGTTCCTTTCCATCGTCGTCGTGTTGACTTGCCGGTGCGTACACGCGGAAGAGGGACAATGGTCAGACGACCCAACCAGTGCGATCAAAACAGCAGCGAAAGACAACAAAGATCTGTTGTTGCTGTACACCGGAAGCGATTGGTGTCCGCCGTGCAAGAAACTGGAACAGGAAGTTTTCTCTGACGAAGATTTCTACGCCGAAGCCGAAGGCGATTTCGTATTCGTCAAGTTCGACTTTCTGAAGAACTCGCCGTTGCGAGACGAAGTCAAAAAGAAGAACGAGGAGTGGGCGAGAAAGTTTGGCGTCGACTCGTTCCCAACAATCGTTCTGGTCGACCCTGAACTCAAGCCATACGCCTTCGCCGGCTATGAAGAGGGCGGAACAGAAAACTTTCTGGGCATGTTGGAAGAAAGCCGACAGGTCCGGATCACTCGCGACGAGAAAATGAAAGCTGCGGCCGAAGCCACCGGTGACGATCGAGCAAGATTGCTTGACGAAGCGCTTTCCGGAATGCCGCGTGAAATCAGCGACGTGTATTATTCAGATATCATCGAAGAGATCGTGAAGCTGGACGAGGACGATGAGCTCGGATTGCGTACGAAATGGAACGAGGCCAAAGACGCGGAGCTTCGCAAGTCAATTTTGACTGATGTGATGATGGTCGCGCGGCTCGATTCGCCGAAACGAGCCATCGCGATGATCGACGAGATTCTCGGAGAGGTCAAATTCACGACGAAGCAACGCTTGGAGATCATGCAGATCAAGCTGAACCTGGTTCGCAAGATGGGCAACCCGGCGCTCGTTGACGATTTGCTCGACGAAATGATTGCGCTGGAAGGATTGGGAGAGTCAACGGTCGAAAGGCTGATCGTCAAGAAGGTTTACTTGATGGTTGGGTCCAAACGTCGCGACAAAGCGATGAAGTATTTGGAACAGTCGATAAAAGACAGCCAGGCCAAGGGGAATAGTGGAGTCTATTTGCTGGCTTGCAAAGGCGAACTACTGGATTCGGTTCAAAGTTTTGACGAAGCCGTCGAGACTTTCGATCTGGCGATCGAGGCAGCCAAGAACACACCCGACGTTCTCGCGGAAGTCGTCAGCGGCAAAGCGGATTCGCTCTACGCGGCCGGAAAAGAAGCCAAAGCACTTCAGGTGCTGGATACTTTCGCCGATGACATCGACGTGCCGGCGGATTTGCGTGCCGAAGCTTTACTTCACAAATCAATGCTGATGCGCGAGTCTGGCAAACAGCGAACGGCTCGTTTGGTCGAAAATCGGGCGATTGAAATCATCGAATCGACGAAAGAGCGTACCGAGATTCAAAGCGTCGTTGAGAGACTTCGCAAGAAGTATGAAAAGTGA
- a CDS encoding peptidylprolyl isomerase: protein MLASPAHTRSALLTLASVVAICVLGAPGFADAQQRNEATQSPRVQTLAVVNGSSISRQEVANECMRRFGNEVLESLINKMLVFDECQRLGVTITEKDVNDDLSAKAKQLGWTTERYVKFLCEEKGISVDRLKRDILWSELALRRLAESQTQVSPQEVSERLEFEFGPKVQVRQLVVASRTEAEQLRTAAEADPASFEKICKQHSIDRNSASLGGLLPPVRLNSGFPEFENMAFSLEPGQLSPPFPVEDQFVVMKCIRKIPAEELAEGDISTASERIKSEIAREKLRGAALKMFERMQANAKIVNVMNDPQLRRQNPGVAATVNGKPVQLKMVSEESIVRFGKKMLAVLIRNRLLEQSLQAAGKTLDEEQTRQLIDEEIARVAVERGFVAQGQPQVQPFLEFMTRNDASKVEFYIEDEVWPSIALQELVRDNVEVTEEDIQKSFDANYGPRVEVRAIMFSDHRSASNIWKMATANPTEEFFGQLANQYSIEPMSKNNFGHIPPVQKYSGRPTLEQEAFSLQPGEISKVIQLGDYWTFLYCRGRTQPKVTDIEDVREYILRDVRTRKLFVEMEFARQKIFKESQIDNYLTGTSQPGEAYIRQTRESDGGRTQ from the coding sequence ATGCTCGCAAGCCCCGCTCATACCCGTTCCGCGTTGTTAACGCTCGCCTCTGTCGTTGCGATTTGCGTTCTCGGCGCCCCCGGATTTGCTGACGCTCAGCAACGCAACGAAGCCACTCAATCGCCACGCGTTCAGACGCTGGCGGTCGTTAACGGTTCCTCGATATCACGCCAGGAAGTCGCCAACGAATGCATGCGTCGCTTTGGCAACGAGGTGCTTGAAAGCCTGATCAACAAGATGCTGGTTTTTGATGAGTGCCAACGTCTTGGCGTCACAATCACCGAAAAAGATGTCAACGACGACCTGAGCGCCAAGGCCAAGCAACTGGGTTGGACGACGGAACGATACGTCAAATTCCTGTGTGAGGAAAAAGGAATCAGCGTCGATCGACTCAAACGGGACATCCTGTGGAGCGAACTGGCACTCCGTCGACTTGCCGAATCACAAACTCAGGTCAGCCCACAAGAAGTCAGCGAGCGTCTGGAATTTGAGTTTGGACCCAAAGTCCAGGTTCGCCAGCTGGTCGTCGCCTCAAGAACAGAAGCGGAACAGCTTCGCACGGCCGCAGAAGCCGATCCTGCCTCGTTCGAAAAAATCTGCAAGCAACATTCGATCGATCGCAACAGTGCCTCTCTCGGAGGTCTGCTTCCGCCAGTCCGACTCAACAGCGGCTTTCCTGAATTTGAAAACATGGCCTTCTCGCTCGAGCCCGGCCAGCTTTCGCCGCCGTTCCCGGTTGAAGATCAATTCGTTGTCATGAAATGTATTCGCAAAATCCCTGCTGAGGAACTTGCCGAAGGTGACATCTCGACGGCGTCAGAGCGGATCAAGTCCGAGATTGCCCGGGAAAAACTTCGCGGCGCCGCACTGAAAATGTTCGAACGAATGCAAGCCAACGCCAAGATCGTAAACGTCATGAACGATCCGCAATTGCGGCGTCAGAATCCTGGCGTAGCGGCGACAGTCAACGGCAAACCGGTTCAGCTGAAAATGGTTTCCGAGGAATCGATTGTACGATTCGGCAAGAAAATGTTGGCCGTACTGATCCGCAATCGACTGCTGGAACAGTCGCTTCAGGCTGCCGGAAAAACTCTGGACGAAGAGCAGACTCGCCAACTGATCGACGAAGAGATTGCAAGAGTCGCCGTCGAAAGAGGCTTTGTGGCGCAAGGCCAACCACAAGTCCAGCCGTTTCTTGAGTTCATGACTCGCAACGACGCCTCCAAGGTTGAGTTCTACATCGAAGACGAAGTTTGGCCTTCGATCGCACTTCAGGAACTGGTCCGCGACAACGTGGAAGTCACAGAAGAAGATATCCAGAAGAGCTTTGATGCCAACTACGGTCCGCGTGTTGAAGTCCGAGCCATCATGTTTAGCGATCATCGCTCAGCGTCGAACATTTGGAAAATGGCAACCGCCAACCCGACGGAGGAGTTCTTTGGTCAGCTGGCGAATCAGTATTCGATCGAGCCGATGTCCAAGAACAATTTTGGCCACATCCCACCGGTTCAGAAATACTCGGGTCGCCCGACGTTGGAACAGGAAGCCTTCTCGCTGCAACCTGGTGAAATTTCCAAGGTCATTCAACTGGGTGACTACTGGACGTTCCTCTATTGCCGCGGCCGGACTCAACCTAAAGTCACCGACATCGAGGATGTTCGCGAATACATTCTGCGAGACGTTCGTACGCGGAAGCTGTTTGTCGAAATGGAATTCGCTCGACAGAAGATTTTCAAAGAATCGCAGATCGACAACTACCTGACCGGAACGTCACAGCCCGGAGAAGCCTACATTCGCCAGACTCGGGAATCCGACGGCGGCCGAACTCAGTAG
- a CDS encoding Gfo/Idh/MocA family protein — protein MSQSKNKKSKQRGQDRRSFMQMSAAAGMVGFWGSALPRPGVLANPGRSALEEIRIACVGIGGKGDSDSTNMAGIGKVVAICDIDEDRLDKKGLEFPDAAKYTDYRKLFDEMGDKIDAVCVSTPDHTHAVIALQALRMGKHIYCQKPLTHSIEEARMMSEVAKAKGVKTQMGNQGTALSNLRESAALCRAGIVGAPKEIHVWTNRPVWPQSFGLKVKTAPAAGEEKAWDERKSKVHWTNWLGPAEPEDYSPEIHPFKWRGFWKFGTGALGDMACHTLNMSFMAYDLYNPTSVEAVHDKHDGVCFPAKSQITFEFPANETRGPVKMVWYDGGARPDAELLDDLPRIQRDGKSKHYTSAALVVGENGKFYSPGDYGGEPRHTGVIMNGEFIRQAKITRPRDTDGGDSPFAKFKDIEYTVSPGHVEELGEAIHGGADPVSNFPKYSGPLTESILLGNLSLMAGKKVEWDAENMVAKDVDEKTQKLIRHDYPDEYTIHEPATVG, from the coding sequence ATGAGCCAATCAAAGAACAAAAAATCGAAACAGCGAGGGCAGGACCGCCGTTCGTTTATGCAAATGTCCGCCGCCGCAGGGATGGTCGGGTTTTGGGGTAGTGCTCTTCCGCGTCCGGGCGTTCTCGCCAATCCGGGTCGTTCAGCGCTGGAAGAAATTCGCATTGCCTGCGTCGGAATCGGCGGCAAAGGCGACAGCGACTCAACGAATATGGCTGGCATCGGAAAAGTCGTCGCCATCTGTGACATCGACGAAGATCGACTGGACAAGAAAGGCCTCGAGTTCCCCGACGCTGCGAAATACACCGACTATCGAAAACTGTTCGATGAAATGGGTGACAAAATCGATGCGGTTTGTGTCAGCACGCCGGATCACACTCACGCTGTGATCGCGCTGCAGGCCCTTCGCATGGGCAAACATATCTATTGCCAGAAGCCGCTGACTCACTCGATCGAAGAAGCTCGCATGATGAGCGAAGTCGCCAAAGCAAAAGGCGTCAAAACTCAGATGGGCAACCAGGGAACTGCGCTAAGCAACCTTCGCGAATCCGCTGCACTTTGCCGCGCTGGCATCGTGGGTGCTCCGAAAGAAATTCACGTTTGGACGAACCGTCCTGTATGGCCGCAAAGCTTTGGCCTGAAAGTCAAAACGGCGCCTGCTGCCGGCGAAGAGAAAGCCTGGGACGAGCGTAAGTCGAAAGTCCATTGGACGAACTGGCTTGGCCCTGCAGAACCGGAAGATTACAGCCCGGAAATCCATCCGTTCAAATGGCGTGGATTCTGGAAATTCGGCACCGGTGCTCTCGGAGATATGGCTTGCCATACGCTCAACATGAGCTTCATGGCTTACGATCTTTACAATCCGACTTCGGTGGAAGCGGTTCACGACAAACACGATGGCGTTTGCTTCCCTGCCAAATCGCAGATCACTTTCGAGTTCCCGGCCAACGAAACTCGTGGCCCGGTTAAAATGGTTTGGTACGACGGCGGTGCTCGCCCGGATGCGGAATTGCTTGATGACCTGCCTCGAATTCAACGTGATGGAAAGTCAAAGCACTACACCAGTGCTGCCTTGGTCGTCGGCGAAAACGGAAAGTTCTACTCTCCTGGCGATTACGGCGGAGAACCTCGTCACACGGGTGTGATCATGAATGGTGAATTCATTCGCCAGGCGAAAATCACGCGTCCTCGTGACACCGATGGCGGCGACAGTCCGTTTGCGAAGTTCAAGGACATCGAGTACACGGTTTCGCCGGGTCACGTCGAAGAACTTGGCGAAGCGATCCACGGTGGCGCTGATCCTGTTTCGAATTTCCCGAAATATTCTGGTCCGCTGACTGAAAGTATTCTGCTGGGTAACCTTTCGTTGATGGCCGGTAAGAAAGTCGAATGGGACGCCGAGAACATGGTCGCCAAAGACGTTGACGAGAAAACGCAAAAGCTGATTCGTCACGACTACCCGGATGAGTACACGATCCACGAACCTGCAACAGTTGGCTAA
- a CDS encoding zinc-binding alcohol dehydrogenase family protein has translation MKAISFDAEKTISVIECDAPGSPGEGEVQVAIHRVGICGTDTSAWLGKFPFFQFPRIPGHELGGEVVELGAGVSNVAVGDRVSIEPYMNNPDSYSSRKGKPNCCNDMQVIGIHSNGGMCERINVPAEKLHVNNALAYDQLALVETLAIGCHAVNRANPKPDDTVLIIGAGPIGLTCVEFVRVRGCKIIMMDINEDRLKFCRDKMGIEHTVAVKPDGSHAAELESLTGGDFCEVVFDATGHPGSMASAVNFVAFGGTLVFVGVSNGEINIHHPTMHRREMTLMSSRNAMPEDFAEVMRLMESGQIVTDPWITHRSTMESLSGDFASFLDPEAQVLKAMVHITE, from the coding sequence TTGAAAGCAATCTCTTTCGATGCAGAAAAAACAATCAGCGTGATCGAATGCGATGCTCCAGGCTCTCCGGGCGAAGGAGAAGTTCAGGTTGCGATCCATCGGGTCGGCATTTGTGGAACTGATACGTCGGCCTGGTTGGGCAAATTTCCGTTTTTCCAGTTCCCGCGAATCCCCGGCCATGAACTTGGCGGCGAAGTCGTCGAACTTGGTGCCGGAGTCAGCAACGTAGCTGTCGGAGACCGCGTCAGCATCGAACCGTACATGAACAATCCGGACAGCTACTCCAGCCGCAAAGGGAAACCGAACTGCTGCAACGACATGCAAGTTATCGGCATCCATTCCAATGGCGGCATGTGCGAACGAATCAATGTCCCGGCTGAAAAATTGCACGTCAACAATGCGTTGGCTTACGATCAACTGGCACTGGTGGAGACACTGGCGATCGGTTGCCACGCGGTCAATCGAGCCAACCCGAAACCGGACGATACCGTTTTGATCATTGGCGCTGGACCAATTGGTTTGACATGCGTTGAATTCGTTCGCGTTCGTGGATGCAAGATCATCATGATGGACATCAACGAGGATCGGCTCAAGTTCTGTCGTGACAAGATGGGAATTGAACACACCGTTGCAGTTAAACCGGACGGAAGCCACGCTGCGGAACTGGAATCATTGACCGGAGGAGATTTCTGCGAAGTGGTCTTTGACGCGACAGGACATCCGGGAAGCATGGCATCGGCGGTGAACTTTGTTGCCTTTGGCGGCACGCTTGTGTTCGTCGGCGTATCCAATGGCGAAATCAACATTCACCATCCGACGATGCATCGCCGAGAGATGACTTTGATGAGTAGTCGCAACGCGATGCCGGAAGATTTCGCGGAGGTCATGCGTTTGATGGAGAGCGGCCAGATCGTGACGGATCCGTGGATCACGCACCGTTCGACGATGGAGAGCCTTTCTGGCGACTTCGCGTCGTTTCTTGATCCGGAAGCTCAAGTGCTGAAGGCGATGGTGCACATCACTGAGTAA
- a CDS encoding exodeoxyribonuclease III, whose translation MKIATYNVNGMHSAIKDGVLDWIVENDFDIVCVQETKTHPGSLPLLLLDGIGYRHHWHPARRKGYSGVATFSKVEPTKVYKGLGLDDYDVEGRVIRTDFDDLTIFNCYFPNGGSGAERQAYKMRFLDDFQHCIERLLEERPNIIVVGDYNIAHQKIDIFNADRNNGKSGFMPEERDWFDGWLDCGFVDSFRLKHPEAVSYTWWRTTQFARQSNKGWRLDYQCVSDALVHRIKSVSHDHEALHSDHCPVILKLGE comes from the coding sequence ATGAAAATCGCCACCTACAACGTCAACGGAATGCACTCTGCGATCAAGGACGGAGTCCTCGACTGGATCGTGGAAAACGACTTCGACATCGTATGCGTTCAGGAAACGAAGACGCATCCGGGATCGCTGCCGTTGCTGCTGCTCGACGGGATCGGCTACAGGCACCATTGGCATCCGGCGCGACGCAAGGGCTACAGCGGCGTGGCGACTTTCTCCAAAGTTGAACCGACGAAAGTCTATAAAGGTCTGGGCCTGGACGACTACGATGTTGAAGGCCGTGTGATCAGAACGGATTTCGACGATCTTACGATTTTCAATTGCTACTTTCCGAACGGCGGTTCAGGTGCGGAACGTCAGGCCTACAAAATGCGGTTCCTCGATGACTTTCAACATTGCATCGAAAGGTTGCTGGAAGAGCGCCCCAACATCATCGTCGTTGGTGACTACAACATCGCTCATCAAAAGATCGACATCTTCAACGCCGATCGCAACAACGGAAAATCAGGCTTCATGCCGGAAGAGCGCGACTGGTTCGATGGTTGGTTGGATTGCGGATTTGTCGATTCGTTTCGGCTAAAACATCCCGAAGCTGTCAGTTACACGTGGTGGCGGACAACTCAGTTTGCACGGCAGTCAAACAAGGGTTGGCGTTTGGACTATCAGTGCGTGAGCGATGCTTTGGTTCATCGGATCAAATCAGTTTCCCATGACCATGAAGCGTTACATTCCGATCATTGCCCGGTGATTCTCAAATTGGGCGAATGA